A single genomic interval of Dromiciops gliroides isolate mDroGli1 chromosome 1, mDroGli1.pri, whole genome shotgun sequence harbors:
- the PLIN2 gene encoding LOW QUALITY PROTEIN: perilipin-2 (The sequence of the model RefSeq protein was modified relative to this genomic sequence to represent the inferred CDS: substituted 1 base at 1 genomic stop codon), which translates to MASVAIDQQQNVVTRVANLPLVSSTYDLVSSAYISTKDHHPYLKSVCEIAEKGMKTLTSVAVTSALPIIQKLEPQIAVANNYACLGLDRIEKNCPFXTSPTNKVVANAKGAVFGAKDAVTTTVTSAKDSVTHTINGVVGRTKGAVNGSVEMTKSVVNGSINTVLGSRMVQMVSSGVENALSKSELLMDQYLPLTEEELEKEAKKVEGFDVVQKPSYYVRLGSLSTKLRSRAYQQALSRVNEAKHKGQETISQLHSTLNLIEFARKNVNNANQKLQDAQDKLYLSWLEWKRSIGHDDTDESHCAEHIESRTLAIARNLTQQLQTTCLTLMSSIQGLPQNIQDQAHHVGSMAGEVYSVFRNATSFKEVSDGLLGSSKGQLQKMKESLDDVMDYLVNNTPLNWLVGPFYPQLAESRIAEHHSERQGASSFEDKQLERSTA; encoded by the exons ATGGCTTCAGTAGCAATTGATCAACAACag AATGTGGTAACTAGAGTGGCCAACCTCCCCTTGGTGAGTTCAACTTATGATTTGGTGTCATCTGCTTACATCAGCACAAAAGATCACCATCCTTACCTCAAATCAGTGTGTGAGATAGCAGAGAAGGGAATGAAGACCCTCACTTCCGTGGCAGTAACCAGTGCTTTGCCCATCATTCAGAAACTAGAACCTCAAA TTGCAGTTGCCAACAACTATGCTTGCCTAGGATTGGATAGAATTGAGAAAAACTGCCCATTTTGAACCAGCCCAACAAATAAG GTTGTTGCCAATGCCAAGGGTGCGGTATTTGGTGCAAAGGATGCCGTGACGACAACCGTGACCAGCGCCAAGGATTCTGTGACTCACACTATTAATGGGGTTGTGGGCAGAACTAAAGGAGCAGTTAATGGCAGTGTGGAAATGACCAAGTCTGTAGTGAATGGAAGTATCAACACTGTCTTGGGAAGTCGAATGGTACAGATGGTGAGCAGTGGAGTTGAAAATGCTCTTAGCAAGTCAGAGCTGCTTATGGATCAGTATCTTCCGCTCACTGAAGAGGAGCTAG aaaaagaagcaaagaaagttgaaggGTTTGATGTGGTTCAGAAACCAAGTTACTATGTTCGTTTGGGATCTTTATCCACCAAACTCCGCTCACGTGCCTACCAGCAGGCCTTAAGCAGGGTTAATGAAGCCAAACACAAAGGCCAAGAGACCATTTCTCAGCTGCATTCCACTTTGAATCTG ATAGAGTTTGCCAGGAAGAATGTTAATAATGCCAACCAAAAACTACAGGATGCTCAGGATAAGCTGTATCTCTCATGGCTGGAATGGAAGAGGAGTATAGGCCATGATGACACTGACGAATCCCACTGTGCTGAG CATATTGAATCCCGTACTCTGGCAATAGCTCGGAACCTGACACAGCAGCTCCAGACTACCTGCCTTACTCTTATGTCCAGTATCCAGGGACTACCCCAGAATATTCAAGACCAAGCGCACCATGTTGGGTCCATGGCTGGTGAAGTCTACTCAGTATTTCGCAATGCCACATCCTTTAAGGAAGTATCAGATGGTCTCCTTGGTTCCAGCAAAGGGCAGCTGCAGAAAATGAAGGAGTCTTTAGATGATGTGATGGATTATCTTGTTAACAACACTCCTCTCAACTGGCTGGTAGGTCCCTTTTATCCTCAGCTGGCTGAGTCTCGGATTGCTGAGCACCACAGTGAAAGGCAAGGGGCATCCAGCTTTGAGGACAAACAGCTTGAACGCAGCACGGCTTGA